TCGTAGCTCGAGATGATCGTGGTCCCGTCGCTCGGTGAGCCCGGGAGCTGGCGCGGCGAAGCGCCGGTCGCGATGAGGATGCGATCGGCCGTGACCGTCTCGCCCGCTCCTTCGCCGGTGCCGCCGTAGTAGTGGCCGGTCGCCTTCGAGATCTGCACCTTGCAGGGGCCCGAAGCGCTCTTGCCGGAGAGGACCTTCGCGTGACCGATGAGGTGGTCGATCTTGTTCTTCTTGAAGAGGAAGGCGACGCCGCCTGAGATCTGCGTGGTGATGCCGCGGCTCCGTCCGATGACGCGCTCCCAGTCGACCTTCACCGCATCGGGCTTGATCTCCAATCCCCACTCCTTGCCGTGCGTGATCGCCTCGGTGTAGAGCTCGGCGTTGTGCAGGAGCGCCTTCGTGGGAATGCAGCCCCAGTTGAGGCAGACGCCACCGAGCTTGTCGCGCTCGACGCAGGCGACCTTCATTCCGAGTTGTGCGGCGCGAATGGCGCCGACATAGCCGCCGGGCCCTGAACCGATGACGAGAAGGTCGTAGTGGCGTGCGCTGGCCATGGGAGTGTGCTCGCGGTGGGCGGGTTCGAGGATGGCGCCCGGTGGCGGAGCAAACGGCTGACCGACTCCGAACGGGGCGCGAAGGGCGGATATCCTAGGGTTTCCGCGAATCGTGCGTCCGCGGTTCGGCACGCGGGTGCCGGCGGCCGCCGGGCCAGCGCTGGGTGTGGAGCGAACGGGCCACTGAGGCGACTTGTGTTCGACACCAATCCACAGCGTGACCACGATCGCCTGGAGCGATGCCTTCGAGCGGCCCGAGCCGGTGCCTTCGAGATTCTGCTGCCATCGAGGGCGGTGCGCTTTGGGGTGTCGCTGCGGTCATTGCTTGGGGCGGATGCGCAGAGCCTGCCCGATGCGATCGAATCGCTCGAAGCGCGCATCCACCCGGAGGACCTCGATCGAGTTCGCTCGATGCTTGATGAACAGGCCCGTGCGCCGGGGCCGTTCGTGGTGGAGTTCAGGGCCCGCAACGCCGCCGGTCGCTTCGTGTGGATGGTCGCGCTAGGTGAAGGGCAGCGCCTGGAGGCCTCGCGGGCTTGGAGCGCCGCCGAGGGCGAGTCGCAGGGGGGAGCGGCAAACGGCGCGGCGGCTGCTGCATCGACCATCCGCGTCTCCGGGATCGTGCAGGCCGCGCATCTCCGCCCCGACTCGAGCCACGAGCGGCGCGCGGCGCCGCGAGCGTCGTTTCTCGCCGCCATGAGCCATGAGATCCGCACGCCGATGACCGCCATCCTCGGATTTGCAGATCTGCTCCGCGAGGCGGCCACGCCCGACGCCGTGGCGACGGCGGCCGAGGCGATTCATCGCAACGGCGAGCACCTGCTCAGGATTGTGAATGATGTGCTCGACCTCTCGCGCATCGAGGCGGGGGCGATGACACTCGAAGAGATCGCGGTCTCACCGGTCGACCTCTCGCTTGAAGTCTGCGAGGCCTTCGAGCCTCGGGCGCGCGAGACGGGTGTTGAATTGCGCGTCGAGCTGCTGGGGCCGGTGCCCTCGCTCATTCGCACTGATCCAACGCGCGTGCGGCAGATCCTCTTCAACCTGGTGGACAACGCGCTCAAGTTCACGGAGCGCGGATTCGTCAGGCTCGGCCTCGAACGCGGGCCCGGCGAGAGCATCCGCTTTCATGTCAGTGACACCGGCATGGGCGTCACCGAGGAGCAGATCGGCCGCATCTTCAGGCCGTTCACGCAGGGCGATGCGACGACCCCGCGCCGATTCGGCGGCTCCGGACTCGGGCTCGATATCTCGCGGCGCCTGGCGCGAATGCTGGGAGGCGACATCACCGTGCGCAGCACGCCCGGTCGCGGCTCGACCTTCACGGTGGAGATTTCGAGCGGACCCCTGGCTGGCGTCCCCGAGGTGACCTCGATCGAGCCGCGTCGCGCGGGGCGACACCGCGCGCCATCGCCGTCACTTCGTGTGCTGCTTGCCGAGGATGGTGCGGACAACCAACGCCTGCTTCGGCACCATCTGGAGCGCGAGGGA
This is a stretch of genomic DNA from Phycisphaeraceae bacterium. It encodes these proteins:
- a CDS encoding response regulator, producing the protein MFDTNPQRDHDRLERCLRAARAGAFEILLPSRAVRFGVSLRSLLGADAQSLPDAIESLEARIHPEDLDRVRSMLDEQARAPGPFVVEFRARNAAGRFVWMVALGEGQRLEASRAWSAAEGESQGGAANGAAAAASTIRVSGIVQAAHLRPDSSHERRAAPRASFLAAMSHEIRTPMTAILGFADLLREAATPDAVATAAEAIHRNGEHLLRIVNDVLDLSRIEAGAMTLEEIAVSPVDLSLEVCEAFEPRARETGVELRVELLGPVPSLIRTDPTRVRQILFNLVDNALKFTERGFVRLGLERGPGESIRFHVSDTGMGVTEEQIGRIFRPFTQGDATTPRRFGGSGLGLDISRRLARMLGGDITVRSTPGRGSTFTVEISSGPLAGVPEVTSIEPRRAGRHRAPSPSLRVLLAEDGADNQRLLRHHLEREGMSVVAVSDGAAALEVATAADRRGQPFDLALVDMQMPRLDGLGATRALRDSGFRGPIIVLTAHDVAGAREACLAAGSSEVLAKPIERHQLLESIRRHLERAGA